From one Paractinoplanes brasiliensis genomic stretch:
- a CDS encoding TetR/AcrR family transcriptional regulator, which yields MPLRKDAAQNRRHIVEIARRYVDEGKPLQLNDVARTASIGVATVYRHFPTPEALLEAVALPALEELVRRAGQASTEPDPWTALHDFLAAAIETMLADPAVPPVFAAATTSLEHTGDLRRGLVTAFAQLLSRAHAAGVIDPAVTEADMTPLMCGIAYAAKVHNTLGPAEQAATGLRYLDLLLTGVRRP from the coding sequence ATGCCGTTGCGCAAGGACGCCGCCCAGAACAGACGCCACATCGTCGAGATCGCCCGGCGCTACGTCGACGAGGGCAAGCCCCTGCAGCTCAACGATGTGGCCCGGACAGCCTCCATCGGCGTGGCCACCGTCTACCGGCACTTCCCCACCCCGGAAGCGCTGCTCGAAGCCGTCGCGCTGCCGGCCCTCGAGGAACTCGTTCGGCGCGCCGGCCAAGCCTCGACCGAGCCCGACCCGTGGACGGCGTTGCACGACTTCCTCGCCGCCGCGATCGAGACCATGCTGGCCGACCCGGCCGTCCCTCCGGTGTTCGCCGCCGCCACCACCAGCCTGGAACACACCGGCGACCTCAGACGCGGGCTCGTCACCGCCTTTGCCCAGCTTCTGTCCCGCGCGCACGCGGCCGGCGTCATCGATCCGGCCGTCACCGAGGCCGACATGACCCCCCTGATGTGCGGCATCGCCTACGCCGCGAAGGTTCACAACACCCTCGGCCCGGCCGAACAAGCCGCCACCGGCCTGCGCTACCTCGACCTGCTCCTCACCGGCGTGCGCCGCCCCTGA
- a CDS encoding alpha/beta hydrolase family esterase — MTNPLVVGESSRTFTLAGVAEPGDAKPLILVFHGSRQTGAKHRAFTGGVYDALAGRGALVAYLDGYRGNWNDARRESRFPARKAGIDDVGFVRAFIAEFASDRRVDPSRVYAVGYSNGGQMVIRLAHEAPELLAGATVIAATMPAPENFLAGEADPAPLPVLLIHGTKDPIVSYQGGTMNWAFRTLFKVGGETWSAPRTARYFAERNGITADPTTTRLPKKDAADPTEIERTTYGDKVALYTVHGGGHTVPGPSSAAPAVVGRTSHQIDTADVIAEFFNL, encoded by the coding sequence ATGACTAATCCACTTGTGGTCGGAGAAAGCAGTCGCACCTTCACGCTCGCCGGCGTCGCCGAGCCGGGGGACGCCAAGCCGCTGATCCTGGTGTTCCACGGTTCCCGGCAGACCGGTGCGAAGCATCGCGCCTTCACCGGCGGTGTCTACGACGCGCTGGCCGGCCGGGGCGCGCTCGTCGCCTACCTCGACGGCTACCGCGGCAACTGGAACGACGCCCGCCGCGAGAGCCGGTTCCCGGCCCGCAAGGCCGGCATCGACGACGTCGGGTTCGTCCGGGCGTTCATCGCCGAGTTCGCCTCGGACCGGCGTGTCGACCCGAGCCGGGTCTACGCGGTCGGCTACTCCAACGGCGGCCAGATGGTGATCCGTCTCGCCCACGAGGCGCCGGAGCTGCTGGCCGGCGCGACGGTGATCGCCGCGACCATGCCGGCGCCGGAGAACTTCCTCGCCGGTGAGGCGGACCCGGCGCCGCTGCCCGTCCTGCTGATCCACGGCACCAAGGACCCGATCGTGAGCTACCAGGGCGGCACCATGAACTGGGCCTTCCGCACGCTCTTCAAGGTCGGCGGCGAGACCTGGTCGGCCCCCCGCACGGCGCGCTACTTCGCCGAACGTAACGGGATCACCGCCGACCCCACGACCACGCGCCTGCCGAAGAAGGACGCGGCCGACCCCACCGAGATCGAGCGCACGACGTACGGGGACAAGGTGGCCCTCTACACCGTGCACGGCGGCGGGCACACCGTTCCCGGTCCCTCGTCCGCCGCCCCGGCTGTCGTCGGCAGGACCAGCCACCAGATCGACACGGCCGACGTCATCGCCGAGTTCTTCAATCTCTGA
- a CDS encoding molybdopterin oxidoreductase family protein → MADSRTAYRTCPFCEAACGLELTLAGDTVIAARGDREHVFSHGFICPKGATFGRIDDDPDRLRRPVVKRGGAHVEVDWEEAFEVVAAGLRPVLDTYGPNAVALYLGNPNVHTMAGGLYVTPLVKTLGSRNVFSASTVDQMPKHVSSGHLFGSPLTIPVPDLDRTDLLLMLGANPWESNGSLATAADFPGRLKAIQARGGKFVVVDPRRTRTAAHADEHLFIRPGADAYLLFGIVHTLFADGLVSLGALAGQVNGVETVGELAASFAPSAVSEVCGVPAERIRALAHELAAAPRAVVYGRIGTCTVEFGTLTSWLVDVINVLTGNLDRPGGAMFPLAPHVRKGRGAGKGFRTGRWHSRVRRLPEVKGELPVATLADEIETPGDEQVRAFITVAGNPVLSTPNSGRLDKALAGLSFMVSVDPYLNETTRHADVVLPPPDALRKGHYDFSFLGLAVRNFATYSPPVVAFDGPDECDILARLTLIVSGKPGTADDVHEAMLRQAGAASASGSSPAERLLDAALRSGPYEGMSLDLLLSNPHGVDLGPLQPRIPEVLRTPSGKVELDFDGLAAEVTRLRAALDRPRDTMVLIGRRHLRSNNSWMHNVPALVKGRDRCTLQINPADAARLDLRDGDDAQVTSRAGGLSARVEVTDAVMPGVVSLPHGWGHGLPGSRMTVAAEHPGVNSNILTDETTVDPLSGNSVLNGIPVEIKALAVRD, encoded by the coding sequence GTGGCCGACTCGCGCACGGCATACCGGACCTGCCCGTTCTGCGAGGCCGCCTGCGGTCTCGAGCTGACCCTCGCCGGGGACACGGTGATCGCGGCCCGCGGCGACCGGGAGCACGTGTTCAGCCACGGGTTCATCTGCCCCAAGGGCGCCACGTTCGGGCGGATCGACGACGACCCCGACCGGCTGCGGCGGCCCGTGGTCAAGCGCGGCGGCGCCCATGTCGAAGTGGACTGGGAAGAGGCGTTCGAGGTGGTCGCGGCGGGGCTGCGGCCGGTCCTCGACACGTACGGGCCGAACGCTGTTGCCCTGTACCTCGGCAACCCGAACGTGCACACGATGGCCGGCGGGCTCTACGTGACGCCGCTGGTCAAGACGCTGGGCTCCCGGAACGTGTTCTCGGCCAGCACGGTCGACCAGATGCCCAAGCACGTGTCCAGCGGACATCTGTTCGGCAGCCCGCTGACCATCCCCGTGCCGGATCTCGACCGCACCGACCTGCTGCTCATGCTGGGCGCCAACCCGTGGGAGTCGAACGGCAGCCTGGCCACGGCGGCCGACTTCCCGGGACGGCTCAAGGCGATCCAGGCGCGCGGCGGCAAGTTCGTCGTGGTCGACCCGCGCCGCACCCGTACGGCCGCGCACGCCGACGAGCACCTGTTCATCCGGCCCGGCGCCGACGCGTACCTGCTGTTCGGCATCGTCCACACGCTCTTCGCCGACGGGCTGGTCTCGCTCGGCGCGCTCGCGGGTCAGGTGAACGGCGTCGAGACCGTCGGCGAGCTGGCCGCCTCGTTCGCTCCGTCGGCCGTGAGCGAGGTCTGTGGCGTGCCCGCCGAACGGATCCGGGCGCTGGCGCACGAGCTGGCCGCCGCGCCGCGGGCCGTCGTCTACGGGCGGATCGGCACGTGCACGGTCGAGTTCGGCACGCTCACGTCCTGGCTGGTCGACGTCATCAACGTGCTGACCGGCAACCTCGACCGGCCCGGCGGCGCGATGTTCCCGCTGGCGCCGCACGTGCGCAAGGGCCGCGGCGCCGGCAAGGGTTTCCGGACCGGCCGGTGGCACAGCCGGGTGCGGCGGCTGCCCGAGGTCAAGGGCGAACTGCCGGTGGCGACGCTGGCCGACGAGATCGAGACGCCCGGCGACGAACAGGTGCGCGCGTTCATCACCGTGGCGGGCAACCCGGTGCTGTCCACCCCGAACAGCGGGCGGCTCGACAAGGCGCTGGCGGGGCTGTCGTTCATGGTGAGCGTGGACCCGTACCTCAACGAGACCACCCGGCACGCCGACGTCGTGCTGCCGCCCCCGGACGCGCTGCGCAAGGGGCATTACGACTTCTCGTTCCTGGGCCTGGCGGTGCGCAACTTCGCGACGTACTCCCCGCCGGTGGTGGCCTTCGACGGCCCGGACGAGTGCGACATCCTGGCCCGGCTCACGCTGATCGTGTCCGGGAAGCCGGGCACGGCCGACGACGTGCACGAGGCGATGCTGCGGCAGGCGGGTGCGGCGTCCGCGTCCGGCTCGTCACCCGCCGAGCGGCTGCTCGACGCGGCACTGCGCTCCGGCCCGTACGAGGGAATGTCCTTGGATCTTTTGCTCTCCAACCCGCACGGCGTGGACCTCGGCCCGCTGCAGCCGCGCATCCCCGAGGTGCTGCGGACGCCGAGCGGCAAGGTGGAGCTGGACTTCGACGGGCTCGCCGCCGAGGTCACCCGGCTGCGGGCGGCGCTGGACCGGCCGCGCGACACGATGGTGCTGATCGGGCGGCGGCACCTGCGTTCCAACAACAGCTGGATGCACAACGTGCCGGCCCTGGTCAAGGGGCGCGACCGCTGCACGCTGCAGATCAACCCCGCCGACGCGGCCCGCCTCGACCTGCGCGACGGCGACGACGCCCAGGTGACCTCGCGGGCCGGTGGCCTGTCGGCACGCGTCGAGGTGACCGACGCCGTGATGCCGGGCGTGGTGAGCCTGCCCCACGGCTGGGGTCACGGCCTGCCCGGCTCCCGCATGACGGTGGCGGCCGAGCACCCGGGCGTGAACTCGAACATCCTCACCGACGAGACCACGGTCGACCCGCTGTCGGGCAACAGCGTCCTCAACGGCATCCCCGTCGAGATCAAGGCGCTCGCCGTCAGAGATTGA
- a CDS encoding SDR family NAD(P)-dependent oxidoreductase, translated as MTALRAIVTGGASGIGLATATLLAGRGHRVATLDLRAEVPEPLLGLRCDVTDDTSVRAAVDEAAAAFGGLDIVVNNAGIGAQGTVEENDDAEWARVFDVNVQGVVRVSRAALPHLRASAHASIVNTCSVVATAGLPRRALYAATKGAVQSLTLAMAADHLREGIRVNCVNPGTADTPWVQRLLSAAGDPAAERAALEARQPSGRLVTAEEIAQAIAYLAGPEASATTGVALAVDGGMQGLRLPK; from the coding sequence ATGACCGCCCTGCGCGCGATCGTCACCGGCGGCGCGTCCGGCATCGGGCTCGCGACCGCCACCCTGCTGGCCGGGCGCGGACACCGGGTGGCCACTCTCGACCTGCGCGCCGAGGTGCCGGAACCGCTGCTCGGCCTGCGCTGCGACGTCACCGACGACACCTCCGTACGCGCGGCGGTGGACGAGGCGGCGGCCGCGTTCGGCGGGCTCGACATCGTGGTCAACAACGCCGGGATCGGCGCGCAGGGCACGGTCGAGGAGAACGACGACGCCGAGTGGGCCCGCGTCTTCGACGTGAACGTGCAGGGCGTGGTGCGGGTCAGCCGGGCCGCCCTGCCCCACCTGCGGGCGTCGGCGCACGCCTCGATCGTCAACACGTGCTCGGTCGTCGCCACGGCCGGGCTGCCCCGCCGTGCCCTGTACGCCGCGACCAAGGGCGCCGTGCAGTCGCTGACCCTGGCGATGGCGGCCGACCACCTGCGCGAGGGCATCCGGGTCAACTGCGTGAACCCGGGAACGGCCGACACCCCGTGGGTGCAGCGGCTGCTCTCGGCGGCCGGCGACCCGGCCGCCGAACGGGCCGCGCTGGAGGCCCGGCAACCGTCGGGACGCCTGGTCACGGCCGAGGAGATCGCGCAGGCCATCGCCTATCTGGCCGGGCCGGAAGCCTCGGCGACGACCGGGGTGGCGCTGGCCGTCGACGGCGGGATGCAGGGTCTGCGACTGCCCAAATAG
- a CDS encoding fumarylacetoacetate hydrolase family protein has translation MRLGAPGAEKPAVRAGESGYVDVSDLVADFDEQFFGSGGVERIAGPVAERVAVGDVRPIGGQRVGAPIARPHQILCIGLNYSDHAAETGQAVPKEPILFTKSPNTLVGPDDDVRLPRGSAKTDWEVELGIVIGRRTSYLGSVDDAAAAIAGYVLVNDVSERAFQMERGGQWVKGKSAETFNPAGPWLATPDEIPDVRDLAMWLDVNDVRRQTGNTSTMIFDPFHLVHYLSQFLVLEPGDLINTGTPPGVGLGLKPPVYLKAGDVMTLGIEHLGSARQQVVGPR, from the coding sequence ATGCGTCTCGGCGCACCCGGCGCCGAAAAGCCCGCCGTCCGCGCCGGCGAGTCCGGCTACGTCGACGTGTCCGACCTGGTCGCCGACTTCGACGAGCAGTTCTTCGGCAGCGGCGGGGTGGAGCGGATCGCCGGGCCGGTCGCCGAGCGGGTCGCCGTTGGGGACGTGCGGCCGATCGGCGGGCAACGCGTCGGCGCCCCGATCGCGCGGCCGCACCAGATCCTGTGCATCGGGCTGAACTACAGCGACCACGCGGCCGAGACCGGGCAGGCCGTGCCCAAGGAGCCGATCCTGTTCACCAAGTCGCCGAACACGCTGGTCGGGCCGGACGACGACGTCCGTCTGCCGCGCGGCTCGGCCAAGACCGACTGGGAGGTCGAGCTCGGCATCGTGATCGGGCGGCGCACCTCCTATCTGGGGTCCGTCGACGACGCGGCCGCCGCGATCGCCGGGTACGTGCTGGTCAACGACGTCAGCGAGCGCGCCTTCCAGATGGAGCGCGGCGGGCAGTGGGTCAAGGGCAAGTCGGCCGAGACGTTCAACCCGGCCGGGCCGTGGCTGGCCACCCCCGACGAGATCCCGGACGTCCGCGACCTGGCGATGTGGCTCGACGTCAACGACGTACGGCGGCAGACCGGCAACACCAGCACCATGATCTTCGACCCGTTCCACCTCGTGCACTATCTGAGCCAGTTCCTCGTGCTGGAGCCGGGCGACCTGATCAACACCGGTACGCCGCCCGGGGTCGGGCTGGGCCTCAAGCCGCCGGTGTATCTGAAGGCCGGCGACGTGATGACGCTCGGCATCGAGCACCTGGGCAGCGCCCGCCAGCAGGTGGTCGGCCCCCGATGA
- a CDS encoding SMP-30/gluconolactonase/LRE family protein, translating into MTAHFVAHPAGDQAYTLGEGPIWDANRERLLWVDILGGTVHAGTVGPGTITVTGTWDFEDLACVVAVSEPGDLLVATRGDVLELGKSGSRTRIAQLGRAGSRLNDGGIDPQGRFLVGGMALDDSRGTQTLVRLDGDAVTVLDDDLTLSNGLAWSPDGRTLYSVDSIPGVIYGRDYPDGVREKLFEISEGLPDGLCVDAIGNLWIAIHGQGRVECRTPSGALLAVVEVDAPQPTSCAFAGPRLDTLVITTATEGMSAEDLTRHPASGRLFTAEVGTTGLRTPYWIP; encoded by the coding sequence ATGACTGCCCACTTCGTCGCCCATCCGGCCGGTGACCAGGCCTACACCCTCGGCGAGGGCCCGATCTGGGACGCGAACCGGGAGCGCCTGCTCTGGGTCGACATCCTGGGCGGCACGGTGCACGCCGGCACGGTCGGCCCGGGGACCATCACGGTCACCGGCACCTGGGATTTCGAGGACCTCGCCTGCGTGGTCGCCGTGTCCGAGCCCGGCGATCTGCTGGTGGCCACCCGCGGCGACGTCCTCGAACTCGGCAAGAGCGGTTCCCGTACGCGGATAGCCCAGCTCGGCCGGGCCGGCAGCCGCCTCAACGACGGCGGCATCGATCCCCAGGGCCGTTTCCTGGTCGGCGGCATGGCCCTCGACGACTCGCGCGGCACGCAGACCCTCGTACGGCTGGACGGCGACGCCGTGACGGTGCTCGACGACGACCTGACCCTGTCGAACGGGCTGGCCTGGAGCCCCGACGGCCGCACGCTGTACAGCGTCGACTCGATCCCCGGCGTGATCTACGGGCGGGACTACCCTGACGGCGTACGGGAGAAGCTGTTCGAGATTTCCGAGGGGCTGCCCGACGGGCTGTGCGTGGACGCGATCGGCAACCTCTGGATCGCGATCCACGGGCAGGGGCGCGTCGAATGCCGTACGCCCTCCGGCGCGCTGCTGGCCGTCGTCGAGGTGGACGCGCCCCAGCCGACCAGTTGCGCGTTCGCCGGCCCCCGCCTGGACACGCTGGTGATCACGACGGCGACCGAGGGCATGTCCGCGGAAGACCTGACCCGCCACCCCGCCTCGGGGCGCCTGTTCACGGCCGAGGTGGGCACGACCGGGCTGCGTACGCCGTACTGGATCCCCTGA